TGCATACCGCAAGCAGTTTAAATGAAACTTTCCCCGTAAGGGATAACATGACAGGTATGTTGCAGTTAGGTCTGGATTTAAGTAAACGGACAACGCTCGATTCATTAACCTTTAGTGCAGGTATGTTACTGTCGCTCGATAGACAGCGGGGATTATACGAAAGCCGTACCCCGAAAGGAGCAATTATCGATGTACACGCCGCATATAGAGCTGTTTTTCTGAATAACACTTTCTACAAGGGACAAGCGCATGATATCATGTTTGGCGACCGCTTTTATACCAAAGACACCTATAACCGACTTGATCTAGGTTGGAAACCATTCCGGTTGGCAAACCTCGAAGGGTCATTTATGCTGAGTTTACATTTTACGCCAGGACAAATCAGCAACCAACAAATGCTGTTGCTTCGCTATAACCTAGGGGGCGGGATCAAATTGAAAGACTAGTTACCTTCCAGAAATATCGCCTGATCCCGATTTTTGTTTATTTACCTCTTTTGGATTACCACTATAGCTGATATCACCAGACCCAGATAGGTGAGCGTTTAGCGTATTCGATACATAGATGCTGATGTCTCCCGAGCCACTCACTTTGGCGTTGCTATCACGTGTTTTCAAAGCACTGCCGTCAAAATCGCCAGAACCCTGAATCGTAATATCAGCCGATTCAGCTGTTCCTTTAATGTCTATGTCTCCCGAACCGACTATCGATGCGGAGAGCTTTTTGACATTTACAGGCAACTCTATATCGCCAGACCCTATAAGCGCTACTTGTAACTGATCGCCCTGTATCTGATTTTTAACTACGATGTCTCCAGATCCGCGCTGCGTCAAAGCATCTAAAGACTTAGCACTAATTTGAATTAAAAGATTCTTTTGAACTCTCCAATTATTAAAGAGGTTTTTATTGTTCTTTTTGATACTTATAACTAATACGCCATTTTTAACTTCAGTTTCTACTAAATCAATGGCTTCTTGATTGCCGATAATTTTCAATGATTCTGAGGAACCCAAAGTGATTTCCAAATCAATGCTTCCAATGTTTTCAATGGCATGGAAACCAGAAACTTGACGGGTTTCATCAGCCGATTTATTGGTGATTGCAGCATGGGCAATACCGATGCATAAAAAGGGCACCAAGGCCGCAAGCCATCCAAGAGAGTAAAGTAATCGTTTCATTTTATGGAGCGTTTTTGTTATAAATATATATTAGTTTATTTAATTAGACGCAAAAAAAAGGAAAACGTTGCTTTTTTTCTTTATTTCGTGTACAGGAAAAATTATATTAGTTAAAAATACTGGTGATCTGAATGAAAGTTAAAAAGGTAGATACTCCCGAACTGTCCCGTTTATTTTTAGAGATGCCTTTGACGTTATACGCCAATGATAAATACTACATCAGGCCATTGGACGAAGATATTACCAATGTCTTTGACAGAGAAAAAAACAGCATGTTTGCGTATGGCGATTGTTGCAGGTGGCTGCTTTTTGACCATCATGAACAATGTATTGGCCGGATTGCGGCTTTTTACGATCAGGTAAGTGCGGCAAATTATGAACAACCTACGGGAGGCTGTGGCTTTTTTGAATGTATAAATAATGAGGAAGCTGCTTTTTTACTTTTTGATACCGCTAGAGAATGGCTCTTTGCGCATGGCATGGAAGCGATGGATGGACCGGTTAACTTTGGTAGCCGAGAGCGTTGGTGGGGACTGTTGGTAGATGGCTTCGTTGAACCCTGTTATTGCAGTAATTACCATCTACCTTATTATCGCGAGCTGTTCGAGGCCTATGGGTTTCGACTTTATTATAAACAATACACCTACCAGCGCAAGTTAGAATTGGCGATCAGCGAGCGATATATTGCCAAAGCCAAGCGCTTGTTGGGAATGAAAGGATATACCTTTGATTATATTAGGAGAAAGGATTTATATAAGGCTGCTGAACAATTTCGAGCAGTATATAATAAAGCTTGGGTACGGCACGATGGTGTTGGTGAAATGACTGCATCGCAAGCAAAAAAACTTATGAAGAATTTAAAACCCATAGTGGACCCTTTAGGTTTATGGTTTGCTTATTACGACGGACAGCCTGTGGGTTTCTTTATCAGTATACCAGACGTCAATCAGCTTTTGGTCAAACATGTAAATGGTAGGATTGGGATCAAAGGATTGTTGGCCTTGCTTTGGAATAGATGTTTCAAAAGATGCAAAACATTATTTGGGATAGTGTTTGGTGTGGTGCCCGAACACCAACGAAAGGGGGTGGAAGTGGCGTTGATCATGGAGTCGGCTAAAATATTTATTAACAGAAGACGTCAAACAGGATATGAAGAGCTGCAAATGAATTGGATCGGTGATTTTAATCCGAAAATGATGAATTTGGCGACCCAAATAGGGGCACGTATTTACAAGACCCACCACACTTACCGGTACCTATTTGACCGTGAAAAACCATTTGAAAGGCATCCAATTCTTTAAGTAGGCGGAAAGTGTTACGCTGAATATTGAAAATTAAAGCGTTGATGTCGAAAGATTTTGATAAATTATTAATAAGTTTGTAGGTAGCTAAAATTAGAAAAACAAAAGAAAGAAAGAAATGAAGAAAGTATTTATGGTGCCAGCTATTGCGGCGGCATTGTTTTTAGCCTCTTGTGGTGGAGGGGATAGCGGTTCATCTGCTAACCATGAGCATGAAAGTGCGGCCTCTACATCGACTGAAGCACCTGCTGCTACAGTTCCGGGTATTGAAGACGTAGAGCTAACCGATCACATTGAGCTTGAAGGATCAGATGACATGCGCTTCGATAAAGATTTGTTTAAAGTAAAAGCTGGTGAGACTGTAAAACTGAAGCTTAAAAATGTAGGCGTTCAACCTGTAGAATCTATGGGCCACAATGCGGTTGTATTAGACGAAGGAACTGACGTAGCCTCTTTTGGTGGCGAAGCATTCAAGGCGAAAGATGAAGAATATATTCCATCAACTTTTGCTTCCTCCATTATCGCACATACTAAACTTTTAGGTCCCGGAGAATCAGATGAGATTGAATTTACATTGCCAAAAGCTGGCGTTTACGAATTTATCTGTAGCTTTCCCGGCCATTGGGGTACCATGCGTGGAAAAATCGTAGCAGAATAATTTAGTATATCGTAAAAAAAACGCCTCCGCAGGATTTTTCCTGCGGAGGCGTTTTTTTTACGATATACTGTTTTTTGTTTTACCCTTTTTCGCCTATTTTATGCTGAACGGGCTTAATATTTTTGTAACTTTGATCGTTTGATTATCATTAAAAGAAAATAAAAAGTTCATGCAATACGACGTAGTAGTTATAGGTAGCGGACCTGGCGGTTATGTGGCTGCCATCCGTTGCGGTCAATTAGGATTGAAAACAGCAATAATTGAAAAATACGACACGTTAGGTGGTACTTGCTTAAATGTAGGCTGCATCCCTTCCAAAGCGTTATTAGATTCCAGCGAGCATTATCATAATGCAAGCAAACACTTCTCAGAACATGGGATCAATTTAAGCAACCTTAAAGTGGATCTGAAACAAATGATCAAACGTAAGAATGATGTTGTTGGACAAACTACCGGTGGTATTACATTTTTGATGAAAAAAAATAAGGTAACCACCTATCAGGGCGTTGGTTCTTTTGTTGATAAAAATACGATAAAAATCACCAAAGGAGATGATGCAACGGAAGAGATTACGGCTAAAAATGTGATCATTGCAACAGGTTCTAAACCTGCGTCGTTACCTAGTATAAAAATTGACAAAAAACGTATCATAACTTCTACCGAAGCGCTGAACTTAACTGAAGTTCCTAAAAAGCTCATATTAATTGGCGGGGGAGTGATAGGTTTGGAATTAGGCTCAGTATATGCTCGCTTGGGCGCTAAAGTCACCGTTTTGGAATATTTAGATTCCATTATTCCGACTATGGATAAGGGCTTAGGTAAGGAACTTCAAAAATCATTAAAAGGTCTTGGCTTTGAGTTTTTATTAAGCCATAAAGTAACGGGTGCTACGGTAAAAGGGAAAACGGTTACCGTTACTGCAGAAGATGCTAAGGGTAATGCGGTAACCGTTGATGGCGATTATTGCTTGGTAGCGGTAGGACGTACTGCTTTTAGCGAAGGGCTGAATCTAGAGGCTCTTGGAATTAAGCTGGAAGAAAGAGGGAAGAAAATTCCTGTAAATGAAGATCTGGAAACACCGGTTAAAGGTGTTTATGCGATTGGCGACGTAGTGAAAGGGGCCATGCTTGCCCATAAGGCAGAAGAAGAAGGGACATATGTAGCCGAATTAATAGCAGGGCAAAAACCACACATCAATTATAACCTCATTCCAGGAGTAGTATATACCTGGCCTGAAGTTGCCAGTGTGGGAGCAACAGAGGAACAGTTGAAAGATGAAGGGAAAAAATATAAGGTGGGTTCGTTCCCTTTTAAAGCTAGTGGAAGAGCACGTGCCAGTATGGATACGGAAGGTTTCATCAAAGTATTGGCAGACGCAAATACCGACGAAATTTTAGGTGTACATATGATCGGGCCAAGGGTGGCAGATATTATAGCGGAGGCAGTGGTAGCGATGGAGTACCGTGCGTCGGCTGAAGATATTGCCCGTATTTGTCATGCTCATCCAACTTATACCGAATCGTTTAAGGAAGCCGCTCTCGCGGCTACGGCTAATAGAGCTATACATATATAATATTTGAATGTAAGTATATAGTATGAGGTTTAAGCCAAAACCTTATACTGTATACTCTATCCTCATTTTACTTTAATTAACCTATGAATTTTCATACACGTAAATGGGTTAAACCCGAAGATTTAAATCCCAATGGCACTTTATTTGGTGGCACTTTGTTGCGTTGGATTGATGAAGAAGCTGTTATTTATGCTATCGTGCAATTAGGTAATCCAAAAGTTGTGACCAAATTTATATCAGAAATTAACTTTGTAAGCTCAGCAACTCAAGGGGATATTATTGAGTTAGGAATTAAAGCTACTCATTTTGGAACAACGTCTATCACCTTAACCTGTGAAGTACGTAATAAAATTACCCGTAAAAGCATTCTCACTATTGATAAACTGGTGTTTGTAAACTTAGACGTAGAGGGGAACCCTGTACCTCATGGTAAAACAGAAATTACCTATGCCTTCGCTGGAGATAGACCCTAGCGCTTTTTGCCAGCAACAACTACAGTTTCGTTTATCTCGTTTCTTCCTTTAGTTTCTTCTCTACAAAAAAGGGAGCGAAAGGTAATAAGGAGGCGACAAAAAACAAAACTACTCTTCCAAATTTCCAGCTATAAGCGATCGAACACTGGATAAGCATAAATAGATAGCCCATAAATAATATACCGTGTGCCCATCCCACATACTTTACCGCTAAGGGAAAATCTGCCCAATATTTTAAAGGCATGGCTATAAAAACCAGTAAAATAAATGAAATACCTTCAAGTAAGGCTACTTTACGAAAGTTGTTTAACGAGCTATTTGTTGAAGCGGTAGAATTAGACATGTGTTGACGTTGTATGTGATCTCGAATGCCCAAAAATACAATATAATAGGTTTGATTTTTAATTATTTAACAGGTTTTACTTGGTGCTGACGCTCGGCAGACACATTAGTGGAAACGTTTATACATTTCCACCAAGTTCCCATTCTACTTGCTGCTTTATCTTATACACTACCTGTGCGTTTATTTACTAAAAAATAGTAACACAGAAAGCCAGCAGCAATAAATGCAGTTTCGATACCATAAGGAAGAGATGATGAGTTAACACTGTAGGGAATGAATTCAATGACAACCAGTCCAAGCCCCCCGAATAGTAAGATGAGCCCCCATTTTAGCGATTGTTCTTTGTTCTCTTTGGTGAGAAATACTTCAATTGATTTTTAGCATGCTACGGGAAAATGCCGGGATGATATTATTTGCACTGGTCATAATTGCAGCTGTTCAGGTAGCCGATAAACAGCTGGTGAGGTCGAAGTATTACTAAAGGTTAAAAATGGTATTCTCCAAAAAAACCCTAAGTGTTTTACCTAGGGCTTTTTTAATAGTTATGGAAGTATTTTGGAGAATCTTAATAATGACTTTCGTATTCCTTAACTTCCTTATGTTCATATTCTTCCATCATTAATTCTTCGATTGGTCGTCCTTTTTTATCAAGACCAAAACGGTGTAGAATATTGTCCATCACTTGATAAACCACCGGAACAATGATAAGCGTTAGGAAAAGTGAACTTATCAAACCTCCAATAATTACCCATGCCAGACCATTTTTCCATTCAGCACCGGCACTGGAGGCTAGTGCGATAGGCATCATCCCGATAACCATAGCTATCGTTGTCATTAATATTGGACGCAGACGGGCGTGGTTTGCATGAATGAGGGCTTGGCGTGTGTTATGACCTTCTGCTTTCATTTGGTTGGTAAAGTCAACTAATATGATCGCATTTTTCGCGACAAGTCCAATCAGCATAATAAGCCCCAGGATGGTAAAGATATTGAGTGAGTTATTTGTCAGTGCCAATGCTAATAGTGCACCAATTACCGACAAAGGTATCGAGAACATGACTACAAATGGATAGACAAAGCTGTCGTAAAGGGCTACCATAATAAGGTATACCAATAAAATCGATACGAGCAGTGCTGTACCCAATGATCCGAACCCTTCCTCTTGACTCTCCATATCTCCCCCCCAAACGTAATTAGTACCGGTTGGTTTTCTTACTTCGCTCAATTTATCTTCAAACTCTTGGATAATGGTTCCTGATGGACGGCCTACGGCTTGAGACTGTACTTTTACTGAAGTGCTTTTATCCCGTCTTTCCAACTGACTTGGTCCGGCACCCTCCCTAACGTCAGCAAATTGCGAAAGTTTGATAAGCTTACCGTCGTCATTACTAAAATATAGGTTTTTTACATCATCAACATTCTTTCTGTCATAATCTTCAAAGCGGATGTTGATGTCATATTCATATTCTCCTTGGCGGAATTTACCATCGGTGTTGCCATTGAAAGCCGTTTGCATGGTTGACCCAACGGTTTGAAGAGACAAGCCTAAGGCTGTCATCTTATCGCGGTCGACCTCTACTGTAAGCTCAGGGTTACCGCTTTCTACAGATAGTTTTGTTTCAGCTGCTCCCGGTACGCTGGCCAGTATCTCTCGTGCTTTTTCGGCATAGGCTAAAACACTATCTAGATCTGAACCTGTAACCACCATTTCGATGGGTGCCTGCTCTGCCATCCCCAAAATACTTACAGGAACGGTTTTGACCTTGGCGCCAACCAGCAGGTGTTCTACTTCTCCCTTCAGTTTAGCAGCATAAATATTGGAGGCGTCTTCCCGCTCGCCTTTAGGGACGAGTTTTACGGTGATCTCAGCTTTATAAGCGGTTGATTGATCGGCACCAAAGTTGTCGCTCGATTGACCAACGGTGGTGATCAGTGATACGATTTCTTTTTTGGTACTTAAATACTCTTCAGCTTTCCTGGCCATTTGGTTCGTCTGTTCAATGGATGCATCTTTTGGCAGTTCTATCTGAACTAAAAACTCTCCACGGTCACCTTGCGCAAAAAATTCAGCACCGATGAACCCACCGAAAGTTAATCCGCAGGACGATACCAAAAGTAAAGAAACAGAAACCAATGTAATAGCTTTGTGGTCAAGTGCCCAATTTAAAATATTGGTAATCCAGTTGGTAAAGCGATGGAGCATTTTTTCGAAGCCTAATACGAAGCGTCCTACAAATGTTCTATCGGATATACGTTCCAGCTTTCCAAAACGGGAAGTGAGTAAGGGCACGATAGAGAAAGAGGCTAATAGACTAAGGAGTGTAGAGATCATGACCACCACACAAAACTCGCGCAAGATATCAGAGACCAAACCGGTACTTACCGATATCGGTAAGAACACTACCACGATTACCATGGTGATAGAAACAACTGTGAAGCCGATCTCTTTCGTGGCATCATAGGAGGCCCGTACTTTGTTCTTGCCCATTTCCATGTGACGGTAGATGTTTTCGATAACCACGATGGCATCATCAACCAAGATACCCACTACAAGAGAAAGGCCTAAAAGTGACATTAAGTTTAAGGTGAATCCAAATAACTCCATTCCTATAAAGGTTGCTATCAAAGAAGCAGGGATAGCTACCATTACGATAACCGCATTACGCAAGCTATGCAAGAAGAAAAGCATTACCACAGCGACAAGCACGATAGCCAAAAACAAATCATGTACAACGGCATCTGCCGATTCAAGTGTATATTCGGAGGTGTCATTGGCAACTAAGATTTCAAGGTTTTCCTGGCTATAGTCCTGTTGCAGTTGTTCAATAATATTACGGACCCCTTCACTTACGTTTACGGCATTTGCATCAGACGTTTTAAGCACTTGAAGAATAATAGACGCGCTACGGTCAACACGAGCGATTTTCTCTACATCTTTTTGTGCATCTTGCACGTCAGCTAACTCTTTTAGACGAATCTGTGCCCCATCGTCAGCCGTACTGACAACGATGTTTCGTAACTCTTCTACAGACCTGTACTTCCCGGCCAGGCGGATGAGGATATCCTGATCTTTTGTTTTAACACTCCCTGTAGGAAAATCAAGATTAGACGTAAGGATCGTTTGTTGGACATCCAATGCGGATAGTCCATAAGCCTGTAGTTTAGCTGCGTTCAGGTTAACCTGTATTTCTCGTTCCTGTCCACCAACTAGATTGACCTGAGCTACCCCCTCTACTCTGGAAACGATCGGTTGAATCCGCTTATCTATCAAATCGAAGAACTGCGCATCGTCCATACTCGCAGTTGCCGAAAGTGTTACAATGGGTAAGTCGTCCAGCGAGAATTTTGCGAGTGATGGCGTTTCGGCATCATCGGGTAGGTCGGATAACACGGCGTTTACTTTACGCTGAGCGTCGTTTAGCGCGTAATCTACGTCGGCACCACTGGTAAGCTCGATAGTAATTACCGATAAGCTCTCGAAAGAAACCGCTTCGAGCTTTTTAATGTTTTCCATGGATGACACGGCGTCTTCCAGTTTCTTGGTTACTGTATTCTCAATTTCATTTGGTGACGCTCCTGGGTATACCGTTGAAATAGAAACCACGCCTGGGCTGAATTTCGGTAACATCTCATAGTTTAAGGAGAGGTAACTGATAATCCCTAATAACGTCAATGCAGTGAATACCACAATCACGATTGAGGGGCGTTTTATTGATATTTCGGCTATTTTCATCAGAAAAATTGTTGATGTAACTTTTTTATTTTAGCGGTATCATTGATACCGCTTCGCTAAGTTTAATTTAAAAGGCGATGAAGCTTGCATGAGTTATATCCGATATCCTATGTGAGTGGCCGCTCATGCAGGTTTCATTGGAAAGCCTGTGTTTTTCCGTGATAGACCAAGTTTGCACAGGCCTATAACGGAATATTACCCGTTTTCTTCCTTATTGGGTGTTTCGGTATTCTGTCCCTTTTCTTCCTCCGCTTGAGGTTTTACCTCTGTGCCATCTACCAGATTAATCTGGCCACTGATAATAACGGTCTCGTCCTCTTGAAGTCCATCGAGAATCTCTACCCGTTCCCCCAATATTCTGCCGGCAGTCACTTTTCTTATGCGAGCTATGCTGTCGTTTTCTAGAACATACACCTCATTGGTACTAACGCTCCCAACAAATGCTGTGCGAGGGATAACAACATTGGGTGCCTGTTCTGGCATGTCAAATAACGCCGTACCATACATCCCGGCTTTTAATGTTTGAGAAGATGAATTATCAACTTGAATTTCAACAGGGTAATTTAAAGTATTGTCAGCCTTCGCAGCAATAAATGAAATTTTTCCATTAAAGTCTTTGTTTGGGAAAACAGATGTTTTGATTTTTACGGGTTGACCAACGTTCAAATTTACCACTTGTGATTCATTGGCATTTACCAATAGTTTCAAACGAGAAACGTCTACAATATCAAAGATCGGGGTGCCAGGAGAAACATATGTTCCTACTTCAATACTCCGCTTATTGATAATCCCTGCTATTGGAGCCTTTATATAAGAGTCGGACAGGCGGCGTTTAGCTTGCTGCACCCTATTTTCTGCATTTCTCAGATTTAAGTTTATCTCATCCACCTGCGCTTGAGTAACGCCTCCTGTTTTAAAGGAGCTTTCATAACGCTGTTGGTCGGTCCTTAATTGACTCAGAGCATCTTCTGCCGATTGTAGTTCGAGGGTTAAATATTCGTCGTCGATGTGCGCAAGTACCTGGCCGCGGTTAACCCGGGAACCTTCTTCAACCAAAATGCGGGTTACCCGACCACTGTTTTCTGCGACAAGGCTGAGATCTTGCCATGCAGCGAAATTGCCATTAGCAGAGAAATCGAGCTCGATGGCGGATTTGCTTACTTTACTGGTACGTACGAACACGGCACCAGATCCCCTGGCGACAATGTCTGTCTTGGCTTGGTTCTCTTTCTTGTTATTGGTTAAGATGACACCAATCAATACAGCTACACCAACTACGATAACGATTGTAATGATTATTCTTTTCATTTTTATTTTAGCTAAATATGATCCGTTTAATAAGCTTGTTAAGGCTGCAGTAATTATTCAGTTAGTAATGATTTAATATTACCATTGGACTTTATCAGTTCAATTTGTGCTACTTTATATTTCAATAAAGCTTCGTTGTAGCTATTTTGCGCCGCTACAAGGTCGGTTTCCGAAGTTAGCAAATCAGTTAAACTCGCTAGCCCATTTTTGTAATTGTTTTGGGTGCTGTAAAACACTTCCTCTGCTAGCTTTTTATTTTCCTCTTGTGTCCGTATGGTTGTTAAACTGGTTTTTAACTGATTATTGGCATTGTCGTATGACATCTTTAATGAATTCGATGTGTTGCGGATATCCTGGTGAATTTTCTGCAATTCAACATTTGATTGCCTTACCCTTGACCTTCTGGCAAAGCCATCGAAGATAGGTATACGTAAGGATAGCGTGATAGCAGACATATCGAAATTCAAAGCATTTCTAGTGTAAAGGTTAAACTTGTCGCTTTGGGTATTAAGCATGTAATTTGCACCCAGTGATAAGCTCGGATAATACTCTGCTAAGTTTGCCTTGCGTTGGTGTTGCAGAAGTGTTTCCTGGCTTTTCAGCACTTTAAATTGTGCCAGACGCTCTAAGTTGAACCCGTCATTATTTAACTGCATCGCCTCGTGTTCCAATTCGCTTACAGCGTTATAAGGCAATTGGATCTTTTCACTAACAGGCATTCCCATATAATATTTCAACAGATTATGCTGTTGAGTTATGGCGGTTTCCAGTTCTTGCCTTTGAGCTACCAGGTTGCTTTTGTTGACGTTGACGCGGTCAAGGTCTATTTTTTTAGCCAAGCCGAGATCAAATTGACTATTTACCATTGCAAGAAGCTTTTCGGTTCTATCAAGATTCGCGTCAATCACTTTTAATTGCTCTTTATTGATAATAACTTGGTAATAAGCTGCGGCCACTTGCTGAATGACGTTTTCTTCACTTAATTCAGCAGATAGACGGTAATATTCTTCAGAACTTCTGGCTGCTTTCAAACCAGTGAAAACTGATTGATTGAATATCTCTTGATTAAGTTGGACTTGAGTTACCGCTTGCCAGTTTTGTCCAATTGTAATCGTTGTAAACTCGCCCGTTGCCGGATCTGGAAACACAAATTGCGGTATTAATAAATTGTACGTTGCTGAGGACGTAACGTCTATTTGAGGCAAAGCTCCAGCCTTCACTTCTGCTACTTTGTGTTGTCCTCCCACTATTTCCAATCGTGCTTTCTCTAATACCTCACTGTTTTCTATCGCATAGTTAAGTGCTGCTCTCAGCGTTAGAGAGTCTTGTGCCCACACGCTTCCAATACTTAATATAAAAAGTAAGAACACTGATAAGAAGTGTTTTGATTTCATTGCTGTTTTGGAGTTAAATGTTCTTATTCAA
This Olivibacter sp. SDN3 DNA region includes the following protein-coding sequences:
- a CDS encoding efflux RND transporter permease subunit; amino-acid sequence: MKIAEISIKRPSIVIVVFTALTLLGIISYLSLNYEMLPKFSPGVVSISTVYPGASPNEIENTVTKKLEDAVSSMENIKKLEAVSFESLSVITIELTSGADVDYALNDAQRKVNAVLSDLPDDAETPSLAKFSLDDLPIVTLSATASMDDAQFFDLIDKRIQPIVSRVEGVAQVNLVGGQEREIQVNLNAAKLQAYGLSALDVQQTILTSNLDFPTGSVKTKDQDILIRLAGKYRSVEELRNIVVSTADDGAQIRLKELADVQDAQKDVEKIARVDRSASIILQVLKTSDANAVNVSEGVRNIIEQLQQDYSQENLEILVANDTSEYTLESADAVVHDLFLAIVLVAVVMLFFLHSLRNAVIVMVAIPASLIATFIGMELFGFTLNLMSLLGLSLVVGILVDDAIVVIENIYRHMEMGKNKVRASYDATKEIGFTVVSITMVIVVVFLPISVSTGLVSDILREFCVVVMISTLLSLLASFSIVPLLTSRFGKLERISDRTFVGRFVLGFEKMLHRFTNWITNILNWALDHKAITLVSVSLLLVSSCGLTFGGFIGAEFFAQGDRGEFLVQIELPKDASIEQTNQMARKAEEYLSTKKEIVSLITTVGQSSDNFGADQSTAYKAEITVKLVPKGEREDASNIYAAKLKGEVEHLLVGAKVKTVPVSILGMAEQAPIEMVVTGSDLDSVLAYAEKAREILASVPGAAETKLSVESGNPELTVEVDRDKMTALGLSLQTVGSTMQTAFNGNTDGKFRQGEYEYDINIRFEDYDRKNVDDVKNLYFSNDDGKLIKLSQFADVREGAGPSQLERRDKSTSVKVQSQAVGRPSGTIIQEFEDKLSEVRKPTGTNYVWGGDMESQEEGFGSLGTALLVSILLVYLIMVALYDSFVYPFVVMFSIPLSVIGALLALALTNNSLNIFTILGLIMLIGLVAKNAIILVDFTNQMKAEGHNTRQALIHANHARLRPILMTTIAMVIGMMPIALASSAGAEWKNGLAWVIIGGLISSLFLTLIIVPVVYQVMDNILHRFGLDKKGRPIEELMMEEYEHKEVKEYESHY
- a CDS encoding TolC family protein, yielding MKSKHFLSVFLLFILSIGSVWAQDSLTLRAALNYAIENSEVLEKARLEIVGGQHKVAEVKAGALPQIDVTSSATYNLLIPQFVFPDPATGEFTTITIGQNWQAVTQVQLNQEIFNQSVFTGLKAARSSEEYYRLSAELSEENVIQQVAAAYYQVIINKEQLKVIDANLDRTEKLLAMVNSQFDLGLAKKIDLDRVNVNKSNLVAQRQELETAITQQHNLLKYYMGMPVSEKIQLPYNAVSELEHEAMQLNNDGFNLERLAQFKVLKSQETLLQHQRKANLAEYYPSLSLGANYMLNTQSDKFNLYTRNALNFDMSAITLSLRIPIFDGFARRSRVRQSNVELQKIHQDIRNTSNSLKMSYDNANNQLKTSLTTIRTQEENKKLAEEVFYSTQNNYKNGLASLTDLLTSETDLVAAQNSYNEALLKYKVAQIELIKSNGNIKSLLTE
- a CDS encoding DUF3817 domain-containing protein, which produces MSNSTASTNSSLNNFRKVALLEGISFILLVFIAMPLKYWADFPLAVKYVGWAHGILFMGYLFMLIQCSIAYSWKFGRVVLFFVASLLPFAPFFVEKKLKEETR
- a CDS encoding acyl-CoA thioesterase encodes the protein MNFHTRKWVKPEDLNPNGTLFGGTLLRWIDEEAVIYAIVQLGNPKVVTKFISEINFVSSATQGDIIELGIKATHFGTTSITLTCEVRNKITRKSILTIDKLVFVNLDVEGNPVPHGKTEITYAFAGDRP
- the lpdA gene encoding dihydrolipoyl dehydrogenase: MQYDVVVIGSGPGGYVAAIRCGQLGLKTAIIEKYDTLGGTCLNVGCIPSKALLDSSEHYHNASKHFSEHGINLSNLKVDLKQMIKRKNDVVGQTTGGITFLMKKNKVTTYQGVGSFVDKNTIKITKGDDATEEITAKNVIIATGSKPASLPSIKIDKKRIITSTEALNLTEVPKKLILIGGGVIGLELGSVYARLGAKVTVLEYLDSIIPTMDKGLGKELQKSLKGLGFEFLLSHKVTGATVKGKTVTVTAEDAKGNAVTVDGDYCLVAVGRTAFSEGLNLEALGIKLEERGKKIPVNEDLETPVKGVYAIGDVVKGAMLAHKAEEEGTYVAELIAGQKPHINYNLIPGVVYTWPEVASVGATEEQLKDEGKKYKVGSFPFKASGRARASMDTEGFIKVLADANTDEILGVHMIGPRVADIIAEAVVAMEYRASAEDIARICHAHPTYTESFKEAALAATANRAIHI
- a CDS encoding head GIN domain-containing protein produces the protein MKRLLYSLGWLAALVPFLCIGIAHAAITNKSADETRQVSGFHAIENIGSIDLEITLGSSESLKIIGNQEAIDLVETEVKNGVLVISIKKNNKNLFNNWRVQKNLLIQISAKSLDALTQRGSGDIVVKNQIQGDQLQVALIGSGDIELPVNVKKLSASIVGSGDIDIKGTAESADITIQGSGDFDGSALKTRDSNAKVSGSGDISIYVSNTLNAHLSGSGDISYSGNPKEVNKQKSGSGDISGR
- a CDS encoding efflux RND transporter periplasmic adaptor subunit, translated to MKRIIITIVIVVGVAVLIGVILTNNKKENQAKTDIVARGSGAVFVRTSKVSKSAIELDFSANGNFAAWQDLSLVAENSGRVTRILVEEGSRVNRGQVLAHIDDEYLTLELQSAEDALSQLRTDQQRYESSFKTGGVTQAQVDEINLNLRNAENRVQQAKRRLSDSYIKAPIAGIINKRSIEVGTYVSPGTPIFDIVDVSRLKLLVNANESQVVNLNVGQPVKIKTSVFPNKDFNGKISFIAAKADNTLNYPVEIQVDNSSSQTLKAGMYGTALFDMPEQAPNVVIPRTAFVGSVSTNEVYVLENDSIARIRKVTAGRILGERVEILDGLQEDETVIISGQINLVDGTEVKPQAEEEKGQNTETPNKEENG
- a CDS encoding plastocyanin/azurin family copper-binding protein; this encodes MKKVFMVPAIAAALFLASCGGGDSGSSANHEHESAASTSTEAPAATVPGIEDVELTDHIELEGSDDMRFDKDLFKVKAGETVKLKLKNVGVQPVESMGHNAVVLDEGTDVASFGGEAFKAKDEEYIPSTFASSIIAHTKLLGPGESDEIEFTLPKAGVYEFICSFPGHWGTMRGKIVAE